The following coding sequences are from one Equus przewalskii isolate Varuska chromosome 23, EquPr2, whole genome shotgun sequence window:
- the LOC103567096 gene encoding major histocompatibility complex class I-related gene protein isoform X1 produces the protein MVLLVPLIIVLTGKLSDARSHSLRYFRLGVSDPGHGIPEFISVGYVDSHPITTYDSVSRRKEPRAPWMAENLAPDHWERYTQLLRGWQQTFKKELQHLESLYNHSGFHTYQRMIGCELLEDGSTTGFLQYAYDGQDFIIFDKDTLSWTALDNIAYITKKAWEANRHKLQYEKNWLEEECIAWLKRFLEYGKDTLQRTEPPLVRVNRRETFPGMTTLFCRAHGFYPPEISMIWMKNGEEIVQQVDYGDILPSGDGTYQTWVSVELDAQSSELYSCHVEHCGLHTVLQVPQESETIPLVMKAVAGSIVLAIALTGVGILVWRRRP, from the exons GGAGTCACTCGCTGAGATATTTTCGCCTGGGCGTTTCAGATCCTGGCCATGGGATCCCTGAGTTTATTTCAGTTGGGTATGTGGACTCTCATCCTATCACCACATATGACAGTGTCTCTCGGCGGAAGGAGCCACGGGCCCCCTGGATGGCAGAGAACCTCGCGCCGGATCACTGGGAGAGGTACACTCAGCTGCTGAGGGGCTGGCAGCAGACATTCAAGAAGGAATTGCAGCACCTGGAGAGCCTCTACAATCACTCAG GGTTTCACACTTACCAGAGAATGATCGGCTGCGAGTTGCTGGAGGATGGAAGCACCACAGGATTTCTCCAATATGCGTATGATGGACAGGATTTCATTATCTTCGACAAAGACACCCTCTCCTGGACGGCTCTAGATAACATAGCTTACATCACCAAGAAGGCATGGGAGGCCAATCGGCATAAGTTACAATACGAAAAGAATTGGCTGGAAGAAGAATGTATTGCCTGGTTAAAGAGATTCCTGGAGTATGGGAAAGATACCCTACAAAGGACAG AGCCTCCACTGGTCAGAGTAAATCGCAGAGAAACTTTTCCAGGGATGACAACTCTTTTCTGCAGAGCTCATGGCTTTTACCCCCCAGAAATTTCCATGATCTGGATGAAAAACGGGGAAGAAATTGTCCAACAAGTGGATTATGGAGACATTCTTCCCAGTGGGGATGGGACCTATCAGACGTGGGTATCAGTTGAGCTGGATGCTCAGAGCAGCGAACTTTACTCCTGTCATGTAGAGCACTGTGGCCTCCACACGGTTCTTCAGGTCCCCCAGG aATCAGAAACTATCCCTCTGGTGATGAAAGCTGTTGCTGGGTCCATTGTCCTCGCCATTGCCCTGACTGgagttggcatccttgtctggaGAAGAAGACCCTGA
- the LOC103567096 gene encoding major histocompatibility complex class I-related gene protein isoform X2 — protein MVLLVPLIIVLTGKLSDARSHSLRYFRLGVSDPGHGIPEFISVGYVDSHPITTYDSVSRRKEPRAPWMAENLAPDHWERYTQLLRGWQQTFKKELQHLESLYNHSGFHTYQRMIGCELLEDGSTTGFLQYAYDGQDFIIFDKDTLSWTALDNIAYITKKAWEANRHKLQYEKNWLEEECIAWLKRFLEYGKDTLQRTESETIPLVMKAVAGSIVLAIALTGVGILVWRRRP, from the exons GGAGTCACTCGCTGAGATATTTTCGCCTGGGCGTTTCAGATCCTGGCCATGGGATCCCTGAGTTTATTTCAGTTGGGTATGTGGACTCTCATCCTATCACCACATATGACAGTGTCTCTCGGCGGAAGGAGCCACGGGCCCCCTGGATGGCAGAGAACCTCGCGCCGGATCACTGGGAGAGGTACACTCAGCTGCTGAGGGGCTGGCAGCAGACATTCAAGAAGGAATTGCAGCACCTGGAGAGCCTCTACAATCACTCAG GGTTTCACACTTACCAGAGAATGATCGGCTGCGAGTTGCTGGAGGATGGAAGCACCACAGGATTTCTCCAATATGCGTATGATGGACAGGATTTCATTATCTTCGACAAAGACACCCTCTCCTGGACGGCTCTAGATAACATAGCTTACATCACCAAGAAGGCATGGGAGGCCAATCGGCATAAGTTACAATACGAAAAGAATTGGCTGGAAGAAGAATGTATTGCCTGGTTAAAGAGATTCCTGGAGTATGGGAAAGATACCCTACAAAGGACAG aATCAGAAACTATCCCTCTGGTGATGAAAGCTGTTGCTGGGTCCATTGTCCTCGCCATTGCCCTGACTGgagttggcatccttgtctggaGAAGAAGACCCTGA
- the IER5 gene encoding immediate early response gene 5 protein codes for MEFKLEAHRIVSISLGKIYNSRGQRGGIKLHKNLLVSLVLRSARQVYLSDPCPGLYLAGSPVPPPQPGEPAAGPPAGWGEPPPPAARAAWPEPETPPERPAGPDARRAVDAEPAAPGAGDTLQGGEAAATAEAAWRRAEVPRAAAAGGAGDPAGGADVCPEGPRAAHRPCACPPGGEAGPGALSCAPRPAKDERPVPPPGCPRKRGAAAGDGPADCPAPGSSPLKKPRRHPEEPAGGAAADEEEMETGNVANLISIFGSSFSGLLRKSPAGGREEAEAEESGPEAAEPGQICCDQPVLRDINPWSTAIVAF; via the coding sequence ATGGAGTTCAAGCTGGAGGCTCACCGCATCGTCAGCATCTCGCTGGGCAAGATCTACAACTCGCGGGGCCAGCGCGGCGGCATCAAGCTGCACAAGAACCTGCTGGTCTCGCTGGTGCTGCGCAGCGCCCGCCAGGTCTACCTGAGCGACCCGTGCCCCGGCCTCTACCTGGCGGGCTCCCCGGTGCCGCCGCCGCAGCCCGGGGAGCCGGCGGCCGGGCCACCCGCGGGCTGGGGGGAGCCGCCCCCGCCGGCCGCCCGCGCCGCCTGGCCGGAGCCCGAGACGCCGCCGGAGCGCCCCGCCGGCCCGGACGCGCGGCGGGCGGTTGACGCGGAGCCTGCGGCGCCGGGCGCCGGGGACACTCTCCAGGGCGGAGAGGCGGCGGCGACGGCGGAAGCGGCTTGGCGCCGCGCGGAGGTTCCGCGCgcggcggcggccgggggcgCCGGGGACCCCGCCGGAGGCGCGGACGTCTGCCCCGAGGGGCCCCGCGCGGCGCACCGCCCTTGTGCCTGCCCCCCAGGAGGCGAGGCCGGGCCGGGGGCGCTGAGCTGTGCGCCGCGGCCGGCCAAGGACGAGCGCCCCGTGCCTCCCCCCGGCTGCCCCAGGAAGCGCGGCGCGGCGGCGGGGGACGGCCCCGCGGACTGCCCGGCACCTGGCTCGAGCCCGCTGAAGAAGCCCCGGCGGCACCCCGAGGAgccggcgggcggggcggcggccgatgaggaggagatggagacCGGGAACGTGGCCAACCTCATTAGCATCTTCGGGTCCAGCTTCTCGGGACTCTTACGGAAAAGCCCCGCGGGCGGCCGGGAGGAAGCCGAGGCCGAGGAGAGCGGCCCGGAAGCCGCCGAGCCCGGGCAGATCTGCTGCGATCAGCCGGTGCTGAGAGACATCAACCCCTGGAGCACGGCCATCGTGGCCTTCTGA